In the genome of Narcine bancroftii isolate sNarBan1 unplaced genomic scaffold, sNarBan1.hap1 Scaffold_110, whole genome shotgun sequence, one region contains:
- the LOC138750247 gene encoding ice nucleation protein-like, which yields MIKNKGTSQLEMPLHRVGLQWPWVVGLRWLWVVGVTVALGSGVTAAQGSRVTTALGSGVMAALGSGVTAALGSGVTAALGSGVTVALCSGDTAALGSGVTAALGSGVTAALGSGVTVALCSGDTAALGSGVTAALGSGVTAALGSRVEAALASGVTADLASGVTAALGRGVTAALGCGVTAALDHRFTVALGHEVMAALNRGVTVALGHGVTAALGRGIMAAQGCGVTTALGRGVTATLGSGVTAALGSWVSAALGCGVTAALGIGVTAALGRGDMAALGSGVTVALDRGVTVALGHEVMAVLSRGVTVALARGVTAALGRGVMAAQGCGVTVALGRGVTATLGSGVTAALGSWVRAALGCGVTAALGIGVTAALGNGVTAFLGSGVTAALGSGVTVALGSGVMVALGGGVTAAMGGGVTATLAGGVTVAMGSGVTVARGCGGYGGSGSWGYGDSGSWGYGGSGWWGYVGHGWWCYDGSGSWGYGGSGSCVYCVSGLWGYGGSG from the coding sequence atgatcaaaaacaaaggcacgtcccaactagaaatGCCACTGCACagggtggggttacagtggccctgggtagtggggttacggtggctctgggtagtgggggttacggtggctctgggtagtggggttacggcggctcagggtagtagggttacgacggctctgggtagtggggttatggcggctctgggtagtggggtcacggcagctctgggtagtggggttacggcggctctgggtagtggggttacggtggctctgtgtagtggggatacggcggctctgggtagtggggttacggcggctctgggtagtggggttacggcggctctgggtagtggggttacggtggctctgtgtagtggggatacggcggctctgggtagtggggttacggcggctctgggtagtggggttacggcggctctgggtagtcgggttgaggcggctctggctagtggggttacggcggatctggctagtggggttacggcggctctgggtcgtggggttacggcggctctgggttgtggggttacggcggctctggatcataggttcacagtggctctgggtcatgaggttatggcggctctcaatcgtggggttacggtggctctgggtcatggggttacggcggctctgggtcgtgggattatggcggctcagggttgtggggttacaacggctctgggtagaggggttacagcgactctgggtagtggggttacggcggccctGGGTAGTTGGGTAAgtgcggctctgggttgtggggttacggcggctctgggtattggggttacggcggctctaggtcGTGGagatatggcggctctgggtagtggggttacggtagctctggatcgtggggtcacagtggctctgggtcatgaggttatggcggttctcagtcgtggggttacggtggctctggctcgtggggttacggcggctctgggtcgtggggttatggcagctcagggttgtggggttacggtggctctgggtagaggggttacggcgactctgggtagtggggttacggcggctctgggtagttgggtaagggcggctctgggttgtggggttacggcggctctgggtattggggttacggcggctctgggtaatggggttacggcgtttctgggtagtggggttacagcggctctgggtagtggggttacagtggctctgggtagtggggttatggtggctcttggtggtggagttacggcggctatgggtggtggggttacggcaactctggctggtggggttacggtggctatgggtagtggggttacggtggctcggggttgtgggggttacggtggctctgggtcgtggggttatggtgactctgggtcgtggggttacggtggctctgggtggtggggttacgtcggccatgggtggtggtgttacgacggctctgggtcttggggttatggGGGCTCTGGGTCGTGTGTTTACTGcgtctctgggttgtggggttatggtggctctgggtag